TAAATCAAAATTCGATAAATCCCAAAAATCTAATCTTTGAAATTACAGAAGATATCTTTATAGATGAAATTGAAACAATCCAAAGTATTGTTTCTAACCTCAGGTCAAATGGAATCTCTGTTTCGTTAGATGATTTTGGGAAAGGATATTCATCATTACACTATATGCAGAAAATACAATTTGATGAATTAAAAATCGATAAATCGTTTTTAGACGATATTGAAACATCTGATCGTAATTTTTTACTTTTGGAATCAATATGCCATTTAGCTGATTCTTTAGGATTAAAAACCATTGCAGAGGGAATTGAAAGAGAAGAACAAATCCAATCTTTAAAAAAGACATCCTGTCATATCGTACAAGGTTATTTTTATTCCAAACCAAAAATCCTATTTGAATGAAATCCAATTGCATTACAAAACTTAGTGGTGGTATTTAACGATTTCATGCCAACACTTTACTAGTTGCACACAAACTCAATCAGTGTTAGATTATCCTAATGGGACATGGACACAATCATTCCAATCACCAACATTCAAACCACAACCATTCGCATACTGACATCTCATCCTCTTCCAAAAACTTAGCTTGGGCCTTTTTCTTAAATTTATTTTTTTCCCTATTTGAATTGGTCGGAGGAGTTTATTCCAATAGCATTGCCATTATATCAGATGCGTTTCATGATTTAGGTGATGCTCTTTCACTTGCATTTGTTTGGTATCTGCAAAAGGTTTCAACAAGACCAAATGATCTAAATTTTGATTATGGATACAAACGTTTTTCGATATTAGGTGCCTTGTTCATATCCGTATTGTTAACAGTTGGATCAATCTTTATGATCATTGAATCCATCAAACGATTTATTTCCCCTGCGGAATCAAAGGCTGATGCCATGTTTGTTCTAGCAATTGTTGGTGTTGTTGTAAATGGAATTGCAATGATACGATTAAATCATGGATCTAGTTTTTCCGAAAGGACAGTTTTTTTACATTTCCTCGAAGATATTTTGGGTTGGGTTGCCGTACTAATCGGAAGTATATTTATGTATTTTTGGAATTTACCTTGGTTTGATCCTTTCATGTCACTTGGAATTGCAGTATGGATTTTATTCAATGCCTATCGAAATACCAAACAAGTAATGCGTGTATTTCTGCAAGGTGTACCTATCTCACTCAATCGATCCGAACTCATTGAACATTGGGAAAATATCAAAGGTGTCAAATCGGTTCACGATATTAAAATTTGGAGTTTAGATGGAAACCATCATGTTGCATCCCTTCATGTGTTGATGGACCAAAAGGTAAATTTAGATGAGTATCAACTCTTAAAAGAAGAAATCAGAAAAGTTGCCTCTGAATTTGAAATCATCCATACTACAATCGAACTTGAAACTGACGCAGAACAATGCAAACTGCAACCATAAAGAACGGAAATGAAGAATCAGTTCAATGAACAATGATTGGTCTGCTTTGGTCTTATTTCTTAGGAATAAACAAAATCACCTTTCCTTTTGTGAGTAAATGGTTGGCAATTTTGTCAACTCCGGTTTCATTTCCTAAATAAAAATCAACCCTGCCTTCTCCTTGGATGGCATTTCCTCTATCATGAACAAACACCAAATGGTCGTTATATGTTTTTTGAATTGACTTAAAACTCATTAACACTGGAAATCCAAGCGGGATTTGTTTATCCATCGCAACCGAACGTTCAGGAACAAGTCGGATCCCTCCACTTCCCAAAGGTCCAATCACTAAATCCGAAAGTTGTTTTTTCGGTAGGATCTCTTTTTCGAAGAAGATATATCTTGGATTTTTCCAAATAGCTTCGGATACTTCTTTAGGATTTGTTTCCATACAAAATTTTAATTCATATGGTTTTAAACTTGGACAAACTCCTGTTAAATGAACTGCAGGGCTCAAATAATCAAATCCATTGTCTGTGGCATAATTGATCCTAAATATTTCTTTTGTTTCTGTTTGGACAAGGGCAGATCCTTCCAATTGTGCCAAATGAAGATCGGTTAATGTTAGGTAGACAATCGGCTGGGAAACCGTTTTCCAGTGGGATTCTTCTTTCCAATACTCTCTAGGATAGGATTTTGAATGAGTCTCTTTGGAATTTTCATTTGGTGGGACAAGAGCAGGGTATACATAATTCCCAATTGGTTTTGTTCTCCCTTGGATTCGCACTTCATAATAACCTGTAATGAGTGGTGGTTCGGAATTGGTTTTTAATTCAACTTCTTTGAATTGTTTTCGAATCTCTCTCAGTAAATCCAAGTTTTTGTTTCCCCGAATTTGTTTGTGGAGTCCTCTCAGTGGGATTAAAATTTCATTTAGAGTGATGGTTTCCCCTTGGATTAAAAATTTTGTATCCAATGGGAGTTTTTGCAAGTATTGGATCGATTCTTGGATTGCGAGTTGTAAGGCAATTGATTCTGACTTCTTATGTGGAATTCTATGACTTTGTATTGTGGGTTTTGCAAGTAAGGTCCCAAATAACGGAACCATAGAGAGAGAGAATAGGCAAATGAGGAGTCGTTTCATTCTGTCCACTGTTACGGGAATTATTTCAAAACGATGGAAAAAAGCGAGCCGAGTTTTAGAGGCAAAAACCTGCAAAAATAGTCTTATGTCTCATAACATATACGCTGTCCAATCATTTTTACCAATTCCCCTTGACTTCCATGGGGGTACCAAAAACCTTTCAAAAGACCTCATATTTTTGCGATCATATATAGATAAATTAGGTGTTTCATGAAACGTACATTCCAACCGAGTAAAATTAAACGCGTGAGAACTCACGGATTCCGAGCCAGAATGGCTACCCCAGGCGGAAGAAATGTGATAGCGAACAGAAGAAGAAAAGGACGCGCTAAGTTGACTGTTTCCGACGAAAAAATCGGGAGAAAGTTCTAATTTAGGAGCTTCCTTCGGAGACCCTTCGCGACCAAACCAGGATCCAGGAACTCTTTCGTCAGAATCGAAAAATGGGCAAGCCACCACTTCGTTGGCTTGTTCGGAAAAACGGCCTTCCTTTTGCCAGTTTTTTATTTTGCCCCGATAAAACTCACAAAACTGCCGTTCTTCGGAACCGTTCGAAACGAATCCTAAGGGAACTGGTTCGGAAATATAATTCTGTTATGCCAGTAGGATACGATTGTGCCCTACTCGTTCAGGTTGGATTTGCGAAGTTATCTAAGGAAGACCGAGAGGTTTTATTCCTTTCGGCTCTAAAACAATTCCCATGAATCGGC
The sequence above is a segment of the Leptospira levettii genome. Coding sequences within it:
- a CDS encoding cation diffusion facilitator family transporter produces the protein MGHGHNHSNHQHSNHNHSHTDISSSSKNLAWAFFLNLFFSLFELVGGVYSNSIAIISDAFHDLGDALSLAFVWYLQKVSTRPNDLNFDYGYKRFSILGALFISVLLTVGSIFMIIESIKRFISPAESKADAMFVLAIVGVVVNGIAMIRLNHGSSFSERTVFLHFLEDILGWVAVLIGSIFMYFWNLPWFDPFMSLGIAVWILFNAYRNTKQVMRVFLQGVPISLNRSELIEHWENIKGVKSVHDIKIWSLDGNHHVASLHVLMDQKVNLDEYQLLKEEIRKVASEFEIIHTTIELETDAEQCKLQP
- a CDS encoding MltA domain-containing protein — its product is MKRLLICLFSLSMVPLFGTLLAKPTIQSHRIPHKKSESIALQLAIQESIQYLQKLPLDTKFLIQGETITLNEILIPLRGLHKQIRGNKNLDLLREIRKQFKEVELKTNSEPPLITGYYEVRIQGRTKPIGNYVYPALVPPNENSKETHSKSYPREYWKEESHWKTVSQPIVYLTLTDLHLAQLEGSALVQTETKEIFRINYATDNGFDYLSPAVHLTGVCPSLKPYELKFCMETNPKEVSEAIWKNPRYIFFEKEILPKKQLSDLVIGPLGSGGIRLVPERSVAMDKQIPLGFPVLMSFKSIQKTYNDHLVFVHDRGNAIQGEGRVDFYLGNETGVDKIANHLLTKGKVILFIPKK
- the rpmH gene encoding 50S ribosomal protein L34 → MKRTFQPSKIKRVRTHGFRARMATPGGRNVIANRRRKGRAKLTVSDEKIGRKF